In Acidobacteriota bacterium, one genomic interval encodes:
- a CDS encoding cupin domain-containing protein: MAAAPTLAVASARASRLMHRPADTGPAFWGPGDHYTFLVTGEESGGAYFAMEAFVPPGGGPPPHVHRREDETFYVVEGRIEFRLGDDLIEAGPGDFVNVPRGTVHCFRNAGSNTARMVLTFTPAGMENFFEETLVRAPNGVREAPDNIDEVAARYVAAAPKYGLEFV, encoded by the coding sequence ATGGCCGCCGCCCCCACACTCGCCGTCGCTTCTGCCCGCGCCAGTCGCCTGATGCACCGCCCGGCCGACACCGGCCCGGCCTTCTGGGGCCCGGGCGATCACTACACGTTCCTCGTCACCGGCGAAGAGTCGGGCGGGGCCTACTTCGCGATGGAGGCCTTCGTGCCGCCCGGCGGCGGCCCGCCGCCCCACGTCCACCGCCGCGAGGACGAGACGTTCTACGTCGTCGAGGGCCGCATCGAGTTCCGTCTCGGCGACGACCTCATCGAGGCCGGCCCGGGCGACTTCGTGAACGTACCGCGCGGCACGGTCCACTGCTTCCGCAACGCGGGCTCGAACACCGCGCGCATGGTGCTCACCTTCACGCCCGCAGGCATGGAGAACTTCTTCGAGGAGACGCTGGTGCGGGCGCCAAACGGCGTACGCGAAGCGCCCGACAACATCGACGAAGTCGCCGCCCGCTACGTCGCTGCCGCACCGAAGTACGGCCTCGAGTTCGTGTAG